In Deinococcus sp. HSC-46F16, the following are encoded in one genomic region:
- a CDS encoding Xaa-Pro peptidase family protein, which yields MTQLEQLRAAMRQAGVDALWVSDPANVRAVSGFSSGKDGKVLVTGDGAVLYTDGRYTVQAQEESRIEQHIARPPETYQDAAERVRGGRVGFEAEHLTVAGLEALREHWEAELVPTRGLVEGVRLIKTPEEVEAIREAQALADRVFGEVRPMIRAGVRELDVALELETGLRRAGAEVGFDVIVASGPRGAMPHGVASERVIEDGDLVTIDFGARVRGYHSDMTRTVAVGRPSEEMRRVYEAVLEAEEAAVAAVRPGVRAADLDALARGILERHGLSEAFAHSLGHGVGLNIHEGPGLRGTSEDVLEPGMVITVEPGAYLPGVGGVRIEDLVLVTEGGYEVLSHTPKEPLPQ from the coding sequence ATGACACAACTGGAGCAACTGCGGGCGGCGATGAGGCAGGCCGGGGTGGACGCCCTGTGGGTGAGCGACCCGGCGAACGTGCGGGCTGTGAGCGGCTTTTCGAGCGGCAAGGACGGCAAGGTGCTGGTCACCGGGGACGGGGCCGTGCTGTACACCGACGGGCGCTACACGGTGCAGGCGCAGGAGGAGTCGCGCATCGAGCAGCACATCGCGCGGCCCCCGGAGACGTACCAGGACGCGGCGGAGCGGGTGCGCGGCGGGCGCGTGGGCTTCGAGGCCGAGCACCTGACGGTCGCGGGCCTGGAGGCCCTGCGCGAGCACTGGGAGGCCGAACTGGTCCCTACGCGCGGGCTGGTGGAGGGCGTGCGGCTGATCAAGACGCCCGAGGAGGTGGAGGCGATCCGGGAGGCGCAGGCGCTGGCCGACCGGGTGTTCGGAGAGGTACGCCCGATGATCCGTGCGGGCGTGCGCGAACTCGACGTGGCGCTGGAACTGGAGACTGGCCTGCGCCGCGCCGGGGCCGAGGTCGGCTTCGACGTGATCGTGGCGAGCGGGCCGCGCGGGGCGATGCCACACGGGGTCGCGAGTGAGCGCGTGATCGAGGACGGCGACCTCGTGACCATCGACTTTGGGGCGCGGGTGCGGGGCTACCACTCCGACATGACGCGCACGGTGGCGGTGGGCCGCCCGTCGGAGGAAATGCGCCGCGTCTACGAGGCCGTGCTGGAGGCCGAGGAAGCTGCCGTCGCCGCCGTGAGACCGGGCGTGCGGGCCGCCGACCTCGACGCGCTGGCGCGGGGGATTCTGGAGCGGCATGGTCTGAGCGAGGCGTTCGCGCACTCGCTGGGGCACGGCGTCGGCCTGAACATCCACGAGGGGCCGGGGCTGCGCGGCACCAGCGAGGACGTGCTTGAACCCGGCATGGTGATCACGGTGGAGCCGGGCGCCTACCTGCCGGGAGTCGGGGGCGTCCGCATCGAGGACCTCGTGCTGGTCACCGAAGGCGGCTACGAGGTGCTGAGCCACACGCCCAAGGAACCGCTGCCGCAGTAA
- the sucC gene encoding ADP-forming succinate--CoA ligase subunit beta: MKLHEYQGKELLRRFGVNVQEGKVAYTPDEVRQIAREYGQPVVVKAQVHVGGRGKAGGVKFSPDIDKAFENGEKILGMDIKGLTVKKVLVTKAVDIDAGTEYYVGMIVDRNVQSYTLMASAEGGMEIEEVAEATPEKIIKHRVDPVTGLRPFEAREVALKAGFKGNLNKIADMMVKMSEAALKMDAVLVEINPLFVDADGTPLALDTKFEIDDNAMYRHKDLSDWRELEAEHPLEIEASKYGFAYVKLDDGNVGVLGNGAGIVMTSLDVVNRAGAKPANFLDIGGGAKAEIVYNAVKLVSKDPDVKSIFINIFGGITRADEVAKGVIQALEEGILTKPVRMRIAGTAEDEAKALLAEVNSPLIQMYPTMFEAADEAAKEANK; the protein is encoded by the coding sequence GTGAAACTTCACGAGTATCAGGGCAAGGAACTGCTGCGCCGCTTCGGCGTGAACGTGCAGGAAGGCAAGGTCGCCTACACGCCCGACGAGGTGCGGCAGATCGCCCGCGAGTATGGGCAGCCGGTCGTCGTCAAGGCGCAGGTGCACGTCGGCGGACGCGGCAAGGCGGGCGGCGTGAAGTTCAGCCCCGACATCGACAAGGCCTTCGAGAACGGCGAGAAGATCCTGGGGATGGACATCAAGGGCCTGACCGTCAAGAAGGTCCTCGTGACCAAGGCCGTCGACATCGACGCCGGGACCGAGTACTACGTCGGCATGATCGTCGACCGCAACGTGCAGAGCTACACCCTGATGGCCTCCGCCGAGGGCGGCATGGAAATCGAGGAGGTCGCCGAGGCCACCCCCGAAAAGATCATCAAGCACCGCGTCGACCCCGTGACCGGCCTGCGTCCCTTCGAGGCGCGGGAAGTCGCGCTCAAGGCGGGCTTCAAGGGCAACCTGAACAAGATCGCCGACATGATGGTCAAGATGTCGGAAGCGGCCCTGAAGATGGACGCCGTTCTGGTCGAGATCAACCCCCTCTTCGTGGACGCGGACGGCACGCCGCTCGCCCTCGACACCAAGTTCGAGATTGACGACAACGCCATGTACCGCCACAAGGACCTCTCCGACTGGCGCGAGCTGGAAGCCGAGCACCCCCTGGAGATCGAGGCCAGCAAGTACGGCTTCGCCTACGTCAAACTCGACGACGGCAATGTCGGCGTGCTGGGCAACGGCGCGGGCATCGTGATGACCTCGCTCGACGTGGTCAACCGCGCGGGGGCCAAGCCCGCCAACTTCCTCGACATCGGCGGCGGCGCCAAGGCCGAGATCGTGTACAACGCGGTCAAGCTGGTCTCCAAGGACCCCGACGTCAAGAGCATCTTCATCAACATCTTCGGCGGCATCACCCGCGCCGACGAGGTCGCCAAGGGCGTGATTCAGGCCCTCGAAGAAGGCATCCTGACCAAGCCGGTGCGCATGCGCATCGCCGGGACAGCCGAAGACGAGGCCAAGGCACTGCTCGCGGAAGTGAACAGCCCCCTCATCCAGATGTACCCCACCATGTTCGAGGCCGCCGACGAGGCTGCCAAGGAGGCGAACAAGTAA